From Betaproteobacteria bacterium, one genomic window encodes:
- a CDS encoding DUF1800 domain-containing protein: MAWSREDAAHLLRRAGFGGSLDDVERVYALGQNGAIEFFVDYQATADPVWDNDNPFGLPDLTGQWDGVTISLLYQMLTTRRPLEAKLLWFWHGHFTTPLTGVGNLLFHRQMKTWRQHASGSFPQFLSAMFKDGGMLTYLNGSFSSKRQPNENFAREVQELYTTGPGPYTEDDIKEAARALTGWEVKTANLTVNFNAANFDSGSKTFLGQTGNLGGEDIMRILAQRPETARRLSTKLYRAFVSERINLVDVSMLAASWTRSGGDIKTVMRTLFKLPSFWNPVNRGFIFKTPLEFAFGLVQRLRVPVDTTRMRNIVSSCTLMGQDPFDPPNPAGYATGLRLTGASMLIARTQLASTLLNNWATEDSISLLLTGITAPVSADTLITTVANRLGVPRLTADTRSNIANYLGAAPIAASALANKARAVAFLLAVSPEYQVS; encoded by the coding sequence ATGGCATGGTCACGCGAGGACGCGGCGCATCTGTTGCGCAGGGCAGGTTTTGGAGGATCGCTGGATGATGTGGAGCGCGTGTACGCGCTGGGGCAGAACGGCGCGATCGAATTCTTCGTGGACTATCAGGCCACGGCCGACCCGGTATGGGACAACGACAACCCGTTCGGTCTGCCGGATCTGACCGGGCAATGGGACGGAGTCACGATTTCGCTGCTGTACCAGATGCTGACGACACGCCGGCCTCTGGAGGCGAAGCTGCTCTGGTTCTGGCACGGGCATTTCACCACTCCGCTCACGGGCGTGGGCAATCTGCTGTTCCACCGGCAGATGAAGACCTGGCGCCAGCATGCGAGCGGAAGCTTTCCGCAGTTCCTCTCGGCAATGTTCAAGGACGGGGGGATGCTGACTTATCTGAACGGTTCGTTCAGCTCCAAGCGCCAGCCGAACGAGAACTTCGCCCGCGAGGTCCAGGAGCTCTACACGACAGGACCTGGCCCTTACACCGAGGACGACATCAAGGAAGCCGCGCGGGCGCTCACCGGCTGGGAAGTGAAGACCGCGAATCTGACGGTCAACTTCAACGCGGCGAACTTCGATTCCGGCTCCAAGACGTTCCTCGGGCAGACAGGCAACCTGGGCGGCGAGGACATCATGCGGATCCTCGCACAGCGCCCCGAGACGGCCCGCCGGCTCTCCACCAAGCTCTATCGCGCGTTCGTGAGCGAGCGGATCAACCTGGTCGACGTCAGCATGCTCGCCGCGTCCTGGACGCGTTCGGGGGGCGACATCAAGACCGTGATGCGCACGCTGTTCAAGCTGCCGTCGTTCTGGAACCCGGTCAATCGCGGGTTCATCTTCAAGACTCCGCTGGAGTTCGCATTCGGACTGGTACAGCGCCTGCGGGTACCGGTGGACACGACCCGAATGCGCAACATCGTGTCGTCCTGCACGCTGATGGGCCAGGATCCCTTCGATCCACCCAACCCCGCGGGCTATGCGACGGGGCTGCGTCTGACCGGTGCCAGCATGCTGATCGCGCGCACCCAGCTCGCCAGCACTCTCCTGAACAACTGGGCGACGGAAGATTCGATTTCGCTTCTGCTGACCGGAATCACGGCACCGGTTTCTGCCGACACGCTGATCACGACGGTCGCGAACCGTCTGGGGGTTCCTCGTCTGACGGCGGACACCCGTTCGAACATCGCCAACTATCTGGGCGCTGCGCCCATCGCTGCTTCGGCCCTTGCGAACAAGGCGCGTGCCGTGGCGTTTCTGCTCGCGGTCAGTCCCGAGTACCAGGTCAGCTGA